From a single Sporosarcina oncorhynchi genomic region:
- a CDS encoding general stress protein: MNNRYVGTLFSIDSALYKITELTSLGYREEQITAVAHTDDDMAQLRKQTAVPVEGREAKNFLTRFTELFVNDEQKTFEDMGFSKTEAENIYNEMKDGGIALFVEDLEPDGQSGLQPLSDQLDRDSSATMTDSGEILSDDEDIEPRDANSESVPRVNTNNL; encoded by the coding sequence ATGAATAATCGTTATGTCGGTACACTGTTTTCCATAGACTCGGCATTATACAAGATAACGGAATTGACATCTCTTGGTTATCGGGAAGAGCAGATTACAGCCGTGGCACATACAGATGATGACATGGCACAACTACGCAAACAAACGGCCGTACCTGTTGAGGGAAGAGAAGCTAAGAATTTCTTAACACGGTTTACAGAGTTGTTCGTGAATGACGAGCAAAAGACGTTCGAAGATATGGGGTTTTCGAAAACGGAAGCCGAAAATATCTACAATGAAATGAAAGACGGGGGAATCGCCTTGTTTGTCGAAGATCTAGAACCAGATGGACAATCCGGTCTACAGCCGCTAAGTGACCAACTTGACAGGGACAGTAGTGCAACAATGACAGACAGTGGAGAAATCCTGTCGGATGATGAGGACATTGAACCGAGGGACGCCAATTCAGAATCAGTGCCACGTGTTAACACGAATAACCTCTAA
- a CDS encoding CsbD family protein, which translates to MKENGYSDKVKGAVNKVKGEAKDQYGNATGDAKLQAEGKLDKLKGNLQDKVGDFKERHNDNKTD; encoded by the coding sequence ATGAAAGAGAATGGTTACTCAGATAAGGTAAAAGGTGCTGTTAATAAAGTTAAAGGTGAAGCTAAGGATCAGTACGGCAACGCTACGGGCGATGCAAAGCTTCAAGCCGAAGGTAAACTGGATAAATTAAAAGGTAATTTACAAGACAAGGTCGGCGACTTCAAAGAACGCCATAACGATAACAAAACTGATTAA
- a CDS encoding flagellin, with protein MLGSWSAMGLNILHNMNSHNRQISLSMERLSSGMRINRAADDPAGLAISEKMRGQIRGLQMAQRNIQDGISLFQTAEGALNETHSMLQRMRELSVQAANGTLTDFDRQQLDLEYQELKKEIQRTSTDTEFNTIPLLDGSKGTFKIQAGANAGQSIEFSIDNMGIDALDLESSSIATQSGAEESISYLDNAINKVSSERSKMGAYTNRLSHAYNNATTMEVNLTSAESRIRDVDIAKEMMALTKASILLQASQYILSLHMQQAQSVLQLLRQ; from the coding sequence ATGCTTGGCAGTTGGAGTGCGATGGGATTGAACATCTTGCATAATATGAATAGCCATAACCGGCAGATTTCACTGTCGATGGAAAGGCTCTCTTCAGGCATGCGCATTAACCGCGCGGCCGATGATCCTGCGGGACTCGCTATTTCAGAAAAGATGCGCGGACAAATACGCGGACTTCAAATGGCGCAACGCAATATCCAAGATGGCATTTCGCTATTTCAAACCGCTGAAGGTGCGTTGAATGAAACCCATTCCATGCTTCAGCGCATGCGCGAATTAAGTGTACAAGCAGCCAATGGCACATTAACGGATTTCGACCGCCAACAGCTGGATCTTGAATATCAAGAACTAAAAAAAGAAATCCAACGGACCTCAACAGATACCGAGTTCAATACGATTCCATTATTGGACGGATCCAAGGGCACATTCAAAATTCAAGCAGGCGCGAATGCAGGCCAATCCATCGAGTTCTCCATCGACAATATGGGAATCGATGCCTTGGACTTGGAAAGTTCCTCCATCGCAACTCAAAGCGGAGCGGAAGAAAGCATTTCCTACTTGGATAACGCCATCAATAAAGTCTCTTCAGAACGATCTAAAATGGGTGCTTACACCAATCGACTCAGCCACGCCTACAATAACGCAACAACAATGGAAGTAAACTTGACCTCCGCTGAATCCCGCATACGGGACGTCGATATCGCTAAAGAGATGATGGCACTCACTAAAGCGAGTATTCTATTACAAGCCAGCCAGTATATTCTTTCCTTGCATATGCAGCAGGCTCAATCGGTACTTCAATTGCTTAGACAATAA
- the tatA gene encoding twin-arginine translocase TatA/TatE family subunit produces MNLAAIGVPGLIIILVIVLILFGPRKLPEVGSAVGKTLAEFKKSARDIIDDDEVKQEEPKKIDRA; encoded by the coding sequence GTGAATTTGGCGGCTATTGGAGTTCCCGGTTTAATCATCATTCTCGTCATTGTTCTCATCCTTTTTGGTCCAAGGAAATTGCCTGAAGTCGGATCCGCCGTCGGCAAGACGTTGGCTGAGTTCAAAAAGTCCGCCCGTGACATCATCGATGACGATGAAGTCAAACAGGAAGAACCGAAAAAAATAGATCGTGCATGA
- the tatC gene encoding twin-arginine translocase subunit TatC produces MVSEKEGKHPVVDAVTDNDHGTTVLEPTLVDHLTDLRKQLIKSAVTFIAFFILVFSTINIWFPAVTRGHELIVLGPLEVVTFYMSLSLALSFGLSLPFLCHYLWQFAKPGLLEKESRFIGLYSPVMLLLFVAGLAFGYFVVNPLSYSFLVSIGSMNFTVMVSAQEYAKFLLMTTMPIGLLFELPIVAMFLAAIDILTAGTLKKVRKWSYIALAIISALITPPDFVSQLIVLIPMILLYEASILIVVHMEKKKNDQVPC; encoded by the coding sequence ATGGTATCCGAAAAAGAAGGCAAGCATCCTGTTGTAGATGCTGTGACTGATAATGACCATGGGACAACGGTGTTGGAACCGACACTTGTCGATCATCTCACCGATTTGCGAAAGCAACTGATTAAAAGTGCTGTGACGTTCATCGCATTTTTTATTCTGGTTTTTTCGACAATCAATATTTGGTTTCCTGCCGTCACGCGTGGGCATGAATTGATTGTCCTTGGTCCGCTGGAAGTCGTGACATTTTACATGTCCCTGTCACTTGCGTTGTCATTCGGCCTGTCGCTCCCTTTTCTATGTCATTATTTATGGCAATTTGCCAAGCCGGGACTGTTGGAGAAGGAAAGTCGGTTCATAGGATTGTATTCGCCTGTTATGCTGTTGCTATTCGTCGCAGGTCTGGCGTTTGGTTATTTTGTCGTCAACCCGTTGAGCTACAGCTTTCTAGTTTCTATTGGTTCAATGAATTTCACGGTTATGGTATCTGCACAGGAGTATGCAAAATTCCTGCTCATGACGACAATGCCAATCGGCTTGCTTTTCGAACTCCCAATTGTCGCAATGTTTTTGGCCGCAATTGATATTTTAACAGCAGGCACGTTGAAGAAAGTACGGAAATGGTCGTATATTGCGCTAGCCATTATTTCAGCGCTTATTACACCACCCGACTTCGTCAGCCAACTCATTGTCCTTATACCGATGATTTTGTTGTATGAAGCAAGCATCCTTATTGTTGTCCATATGGAAAAGAAGAAAAACGATCAAGTTCCTTGCTAA
- a CDS encoding transposase: MSKRIDDKLKEHLVKLVVEEGKKQTDLCREMDVPPSSLRRWVSDYRKAAQAERSGKEYMTPTEQLKQQRKLEKEIQELKEENEILKKAMHIFSKNPQ, encoded by the coding sequence ATGAGTAAACGAATCGATGATAAATTAAAGGAACATCTTGTTAAATTAGTAGTAGAGGAAGGTAAGAAACAAACTGACTTATGCAGGGAGATGGATGTACCTCCTAGCTCCTTACGGAGATGGGTCAGTGACTACCGAAAAGCAGCACAAGCAGAGCGGAGCGGCAAGGAGTATATGACGCCGACCGAACAGCTTAAACAACAACGTAAGCTTGAGAAAGAAATACAGGAATTGAAGGAAGAGAATGAAATCCTAAAAAAGGCCATGCACATCTTTTCGAAAAACCCGCAGTGA
- a CDS encoding IS3 family transposase, which produces MIFQFVEDHRNQYRVNKMCEVLLVSTSGYYKWREKNQSDMQKKKEGALKYIQQIFFEYREVYGSPRIHKELDKIGMVLSEKTVGNYMRELGLCATMPSRYTVTTKSNSEHLIYPNLLNRNFNTDEPNKVWVVDITYIWTSEGWLYLATVMDLFSRKIIGFNLDKSLSKELPRLALVRAFLFRQPEEGLVHHSDQGCQYTSNDYIELLKEKKCEISMSRRGDCFDNACIESFHATIKKELIYRRKFKTRDEAERTVLDYIVSFYNEKRSHSTLNYTSPNQFELMYQESIKKNAQKPSATIMEEQLAL; this is translated from the coding sequence GTGATCTTTCAATTCGTTGAAGATCATCGGAATCAATACCGCGTGAATAAGATGTGCGAAGTCCTTCTAGTATCAACCAGCGGCTATTATAAGTGGCGAGAAAAAAACCAAAGCGACATGCAGAAGAAGAAAGAAGGAGCGTTGAAGTACATCCAACAGATTTTCTTTGAGTACAGAGAAGTTTATGGCAGTCCTCGTATTCATAAGGAACTTGACAAGATTGGCATGGTCTTATCTGAAAAGACCGTAGGTAATTACATGCGTGAGCTTGGTCTATGCGCTACAATGCCTTCGCGCTACACAGTTACGACCAAATCTAATTCTGAGCACTTAATCTATCCAAATCTGTTAAATCGTAATTTTAATACAGACGAACCTAATAAGGTGTGGGTAGTCGATATCACGTATATTTGGACAAGTGAAGGCTGGTTATATTTGGCCACAGTAATGGATCTCTTTTCCCGTAAAATCATTGGATTTAATCTTGACAAGAGCTTATCAAAAGAATTGCCAAGGTTAGCCCTAGTGCGAGCTTTTCTCTTCCGCCAACCAGAAGAGGGACTGGTCCACCATTCGGATCAAGGGTGTCAATACACATCCAATGACTACATCGAACTTCTGAAAGAGAAGAAATGTGAAATTAGTATGAGCCGCAGAGGTGACTGTTTCGACAACGCATGTATCGAATCTTTCCATGCGACTATCAAGAAAGAACTGATTTATCGTCGTAAATTCAAGACTAGAGATGAGGCTGAAAGAACCGTCCTAGACTATATTGTTTCGTTCTACAACGAAAAACGCAGTCATTCTACATTAAATTACACGTCACCTAATCAGTTTGAATTAATGTATCAGGAATCCATTAAGAAAAACGCTCAGAAACCATCCGCAACTATCATGGAAGAACAGTTGGCTTTATAA